The following DNA comes from Deltaproteobacteria bacterium.
ATACTCCTGTTCTCTTTATTAACAGCAGCAGTAGGCGATGACTTGGATTCGATGAGGTGCACGTTATCTCCCGGCCTGATATGACAATCTACACAGTCAGGCGTTCTTTCCGAACCATGATTAACAGCCTTGCCATGGAAGGTTTCAAAATAGGATGAAACCACATCGTCAAGATTGTGCCGCTTCTGAAATGCCTTGTCTCCATGACATCTGGCACACACGGAAACAATCTCACGGGGCGTTCTTGTTTTCTGGAGCCTTGAAGTTACGTGGGTATAGAATATATCGGCAAATCTGCCCGTCCTGTGGCAGGTCTTACAGCGGGCAATAGCTCTTTCGGAAACACCGGGCTTACTTCCCTTAAAAAATGAGAGAGGCCTGTAAATGGGCTGTTCATGACAATCCTTACAGTGAGGATAGTCTTCGGCGAGTTCTTTTAGATTACCGTCCTTATCATACTTTGAGTGGGCGCTCTGAAATAAATTATCTTCAATCGATTGATGAGAAAACCTTCTCTGGCCTGATGGCTCGATAATGTGGCATTCGATGGTACAGTTAACCTTCTGGGCAGGCTCATGAGGGACAACGTTAATGTCGCGGTGACAGTCATTACATTTGACTTTACCATGAGGACTGAGGGAAAACATGTTGTGATTGATAAAGAAGAGTCTGAATTTACCTGTTTCATCAATCCTGCTTAACCCCCTGTATTTGTGACAAAGAATACAGTTAAGCTCGTCTGCCGCCTTGACTTCGCCAGAAACCGACAATGAGCCAAAGATGACCAAGAAAATAAGTAGTGCTTTTATAATGACTGATTTTCCCACTTGTTCGCCTCTTTCTTGCTGTCTATAATATTTTGTTAGATTATTGCTGACTTATAAAACGAAGTGAATCCTAAAGGAGGACAC
Coding sequences within:
- a CDS encoding cytochrome C, translating into MGKSVIIKALLIFLVIFGSLSVSGEVKAADELNCILCHKYRGLSRIDETGKFRLFFINHNMFSLSPHGKVKCNDCHRDINVVPHEPAQKVNCTIECHIIEPSGQRRFSHQSIEDNLFQSAHSKYDKDGNLKELAEDYPHCKDCHEQPIYRPLSFFKGSKPGVSERAIARCKTCHRTGRFADIFYTHVTSRLQKTRTPREIVSVCARCHGDKAFQKRHNLDDVVSSYFETFHGKAVNHGSERTPDCVDCHIRPGDNVHLIESKSSPTAAVNKENRSMTCRVKDCHVNAGENLAGYHVHVTYDDPEKYPIEYYLLLFFTFLTGGTMYFFLSVIFLELVRRFFPHASLFKSKDH